In Trichoderma atroviride chromosome 2, complete sequence, one DNA window encodes the following:
- a CDS encoding uncharacterized protein (EggNog:ENOG41) has translation MAENQDQLRRLEEQRNSVMAEDERKAALISDLFKHIGDLTGQLAEAHMDLRDRKDMLELKRTKLEFAEKQIEDLRRKTDDHVFSMVIIDGDNMPFQDEFARDGLAGGKRAAGLLRKAIAEDIKTRYPSVPTNVQVVIRVYANLRGLSKKYRELMPDSASFEEFVRGFNTVHPMCDFIDAGCGKECADEKIKASMKFGLDDSHCKQVFFGGPGDNGYARVFDSFLEDQAIRERITLMAGPPFCVRTGGNQGQIL, from the exons ATGGCGGAAAATCAAGACCAGTTACGGAGGCTGGAGGAACAGCGGAATTCAGTAATGGCAGAAGATGAGCGCAAGGCTGCTTTGATCTCG GATCTGTTCAAGCATATCGGCGATTTGACGGGGCAGCTTGCCGAAGCACATATGGATCTTCGAGACAGAAAAGACATGCTTGAACTCAAGCGTACAAAACTTGAGTTTGCGGAAAAGCAAATTGAAGATTTACGACGAAAAACT GATGATCATGTTTTTAGTATGGTTATAATTGATGGCGACAATATGCCG TTCCAGGACGAATTTGCTAGAGACGGCCTCGCGGGAGGCAAAAGGGCAGCTGGTCTCCTTAGAAAGGCAATAGCTGAGGATATCAAGACGAGATACCCGTCTGTTCCTACGAACGTCCAAGTGGTTATTCGTGTGTATGCGAATTTAAGAGGGTTAAGCAAGAAATATAGAGAACTTATGCCTGACTCGGCATCGTTTGAAGAGTTTGTTCGTGGATTTAATACGGTCCACCCTATGTGCGATTTCATCGACGCCGGGTGTGGCAAAGAATGTGCCGATGAGAAGATAAAAG CGTCTATGAAGTTTGGCCTTGATGATAGTCATTGCAAACAAGTGTTTTTTGGTGGACCAGGAGACAACGGATATGCCCGTGTTTTCGACTCTTTCCTTGAAGACCAGGCAATCAGAGAACGGATCACGCTGATGGCAGGCCCCCCCTTTTGCGTACGAACTGGCGGCAATCAAGGACAAATTCTATAA
- a CDS encoding uncharacterized protein (BUSCO:EOG092D1I4F), producing the protein MASAVSDVPRRERGMPRDGDFYRPSRGDRSPSPAPPVRTEEEKQAAAKAEYEKLLNMRSGGTYIPPARLRALQAQITDKTSKEYQRMAWEALKKSINGLINKVNTANIKYIVPELFGENLVRGRGLFCRSIMKAQAASLPFTPIYAAMAAIVNTKLPQVGELLIKRLIMQFRKGFKRNDKAVCLSSTTFLAHLINQQVQHEMLAGQILLLLLHKPTDDSVEIAVGFCKEVGQYLEEMQPAISMAVFDQFRNILHESDIDKRTQYMIEVLFQIRKDKFKESPAIKEELDLVEEEDQITHKVELDGEVDVQDGLNVFKFDAEWEEHEEAYKRLKAEILGEGSDDEDDEDDEDESSEEEEDEESKAVEIKDQSNADLVNLRRTIYLTIMSSADPEEAVHKLMKINLPEGQEPELPSMIIECCSQEKTYTKFFGMIGERFAKINRLWCDLFEQAFAKYYETIHRYENNKLRNIAMLFGHMFASDALGWHCLGVIHLNEDETTSSSRIFIKILFQHILEETGLPKLRARLTDETLRPNLEGIFPMENPRNIRFSINYFTSIGLGVLTEEMREHLQNMPKPALPAPVAQDRSDSDSVSSYSSHSRSSYSSRSRSRSRSPARSPARRGGGGRGRSLSRTPPRRGGRDRSYSDSRSRSRSRSRSPSYSRSRSRSRPRSLSASRSRSRSPSRSSSAASRARGRGRGRPRSRTPSRSRSPPTKRRRSVSSHSSASYSSRSRSRTRSISRSPPMKRARRRD; encoded by the coding sequence ATGGCGTCGGCCGTGAGTGACGTACCGCGCCGTGAGCGCGGAATGCCACGAGATGGTGATTTCTATCGTCCTTCGAGAGGCGATCGCTCTCCATCGCCTGCTCCTCCCGTGCGAaccgaagaagagaagcaggcagcagcaaaagccgaGTACGAAAAACTGCTAAACATGCGATCGGGAGGAACCTACATCCCCCCCGCGAGGCTCAGAGCGCTCCAGGCGCAGATCACGGACAAGACCAGCAAAGAGTATCAGAGGATGGCGTGGGaggcgctgaagaagagtatCAACGGTCTGATCAACAAGGTCAACACCGCCAACATCAAGTACATCGTTCCCGAGCTGTTTGGCGAGAACTTGGTTCGGGGCAGGGGCCTGTTCTGCAGATCCATCATGAAAGCCCAGGCTGCGAGTTTGCCCTTCACGCCCATCTacgcggccatggcggcgattgTCAACACGAAGCTTCCCCAGGTCGGTGAGCTGCTGATAAAGCGCCTGATTATGCAGTTCCGCAAGGGATTCAAGCGAAACGACAAGGCCGTTTGCCTCTCCTCGACGACGTTCCTCGCGCATCTGATCAACCAGCAGGTTCAGCATGAGATGCTAGCTGGCCAaattctcttgctgctcctgcACAAGCCGACGGACGATAGTGTTGAGATTGCTGTGGGATTCTGCAAGGAGGTGGGGCAATACCTGGAGGAGATGCAGCCTGCCATCTCGATGGCCGTGTTCGATCAGTTCCGCAACATCCTCCACGAGTCGGACATCGATAAGCGGACACAGTACATGATTGAAGTTCTTTTCCAGATCCGAAAAGATAAGTTCAAGGAGAGCCCGGCCATcaaagaggagctggacttggttgaagaggaggaccAAATTACACACAAGGTTGAGCTTGATGGCGAGGTTGATGTTCAGGACGGGCTCAACGTTTTCAAGTTTGACGCCGAGTGGGAGGAGCACGAGGAGGCCTATAAGAGACTCAAGGCAGAAATTCTTGGCGAAGGcagcgatgacgaagacgacgaggacgacgaggacgagagctccgaggaggaggaagacgaggagtcAAAGGCCGTGGAGATCAAGGACCAGTCCAACGCCGACTTGGTCAACCTTCGAAGGACCATCTACCTGACCATCATGTCGAGTGCCGacccagaagaagcagttcACAAGCTGATGAAGATCAACCTGCCTGAAGGTCAAGAGCCCGAGCTACCATCGATGATTATCGAGTGTTGCTCCCAGGAAAAGACTTACACCAAGTTCTTTGGCATGATTGGCGAGCGCTTTGCCAAGATCAACCGTCTGTGGTGCGATCTCTTCGAGCAGGCCTTTGCAAAGTACTACGAGACTATTCACCGATATGAGAACAACAAGCTGCGAAACATTGCAATGCTGTTTGGTCACATGTTTGCGTCCGACGCTCTGGGCTGGCATTGCCTTGGCGTCATTCACCTCAACGAAGATGAAACTACATCCAGTAGCCGTATCTTCATCAAGATCCTGTTTCAGCACATCTTGGAGGAAACCGGATTGCCCAAGCTGAGGGCACGCCTGACCGACGAAACTCTCCGACCTAACCTCGAAGGCATCTTCCCCATGGAGAACCCCCGCAACATCAGATTCTCCATCAACTACTTTACCAGTATTGGCCTGGGTGTTTTGACCGAGGAGATGCGAGAGCATCTTCAGAACATGCCTAAGCCTGCGCTCCCCGCCCCTGTTGCTCAGGACCGCTCAGATTCAGATTCTGTATCGAGCTATTCATCTCATTCTCGCTCGTCATATTCTTCTCGCTCACGCTCTAGGAGTCGTTCTCCGGCTCGTTCTCCGGCTCGTCGTGGCGGTGGCGGACGAGGCCGATCGCTTTCTCGAACGCCCCCAAGGCGTGGTGGGAGGGATCGATCGTACTCGGATTCACGGTCTCGCTCACGGTCTCGCTCACGGTCGCCCTCCTATTCTCGTTCCCGATCACGCTCACGCCctcgctctctctcagcATCCCGATCCCGGTCTCGATCTCCATCCCGTTCTAGTTCTGCTGCCTCTCGCGCTCGTGGTCGCGGCCGCGGCCGCCCTCGCTCTAGGACACCTTCTCGCAGCCGCAGTCCGCCAACGAAGCGAAGGCGTTCGGTTTCGTCTCATTCTTCGGCATCCTATTCCTCTCGCTCTCGGTCTAGGACACGTTCCATCAGCCGTAGTCCGCCGATGAAGCGTGCGAGGCGGAGAGATTGa
- a CDS encoding uncharacterized protein (TransMembrane:2 (i5-26o46-71i)) produces MLDKLVGFTMLVAASVIFLYYTIWTLLMPFVDDDHPLQNLFLPRVWAIRIPVILLLLGSAVVGSFVGMVMIRSNQKKAAKAKAAAKKKA; encoded by the exons ATG CTCGACAAGCTCGTCGGTTTCACCATGCTGGTGGCCGCCtccgtcatcttcctctaCTACACCATCTGGACCCTCCTCATG CCCTTCGTTGACGACGACCACCCCCTTCAGaacctcttcctccctcGCGTCTGGGCCATCCGCATCCCCGtcatccttctcctcctcggttCCGCCGTCGTCGGCTCCTTCGTCGGCATGGTCATGATCCGAAGCAACCAGAAgaaagctgccaaggccaaggctgccgctaagaagaaggcttaa
- a CDS encoding uncharacterized protein (EggNog:ENOG41): protein MREATQELIQGAKWVGQQGLQAWNSYWNRATSPQSQQQQPWSPPQQWNGTRSPLNDGAAFPPTHGTTGQAAATKDSGLVSILDVDSLALSPSIHPSATFLTPLGCSFLSFSPSSLSLFTASSKGDVQTVWDLFRVQHTHSSPLQASMVTHDSTGPQVRQIAQFSRMTVARIIDVVWMEPQGERLAMVTERGTVHLLDMPFSAFMWPPPRRRKVTPKPAAEPSEPSSSAVSLASGAFGAAYQVAMPFVTRSRQGSGNSASTAGSILKDSAAQGGRAIAASITNSIGKTGSAISQLRHTGENRLSLPPSSSLPSSSCVVWIRGRRSATLFNLGGGLVRTYPYKSRRQSGGKRASRVNRYTDHQVPLLPDDNVAPAVRQILDSGTQEEYLDLSDTEMDIGTTLTLKGRPHAVSNNTLHTMAETIPQAEIECSAPYQPFHTDRRVILCEYTPAYGSQLEGVSEVLANSSLEAKAPSSKKSKNGQHLAVTAPSTSSADGSAWAFGQDISVVKLDLGLPTAFEDEYDDPEDHRPLPPSAMERVMEFGDSEQIVVTTRRRRGAHQGDPDGDGFFEDDCEVLDFADQRV, encoded by the coding sequence ATGCGCGAGGCAACACAGGAGCTTATTCAGGGCGCAAAATGGgttggccagcagggccTACAGGCATGGAACTCGTATTGGAACAGGGCAACCAGCCCGCAAtcccagcaacagcagccctGGTCACCACCTCAGCAGTGGAACGGCACGCGCTCCCCTCTGAACGATGGCGCTGCATTTCCTCCAACGCATGGAACGACTGGGCAGGCGGCGGCAACCAAAGATTCGGGACTTGTTTCCATCTTGGATGTTGACTCCCTGGCACTGTCTCCGTCAATCCATCCTTCTGCCACCTTCTTAACGCCTCTAGGATGCAGTTTCCTGTCATTCTCACCCTCTTCCCTGTCGCTTTTtacagcaagcagcaaaggaGACGTGCAGACGGTATGGGACCTGTTTCGAGTTCAACATACACACTCCTCGCCTCTACAGGCGTCGATGGTTACTCATGACAGCACTGGCCCTCAAGTCCGACAAATCGCCCAGTTCTCGCGCATGACTGTTGCGCGGATTATTGACGTGGTGTGGATGGAGCCTCAAGGGGAGCGCCTGGCCATGGTTACGGAGAGAGGAACCGTTCATCTCCTGGATATGCCCTTTAGCGCGTTCATGTGGCCACCACCACGCCGGCGCAAGGTGACTCCCAAGCCTGCCGCCGAGCCATCTGAGCCATCCAGCTCTGCCGTTTCTCTCGCGTCTGGTGCTTTTGGCGCTGCATACCAAGTAGCAATGCCCTTTGTAACACGTTCGCGCCAAGGGAGTGGCAACAGCGCCTCTACTGCTGGTAGCATTCTGAAAGACTCGGCAGCTCAGGGAGGGCGAGCGATTGCTGCGAGCATCACTAACTCGATTGGAAAGACCGGCTCCGCCATCAGCCAACTACGGCACACCGGAGAGAACCGGCTTTCACTGCCTCCAAGCTCCTCGCTGCCCTCGTCGTCATGCGTGGTTTGGATCAGGGGCCGCCGGAGCGCAACACTGTTCAACCTAGGCGGAGGACTTGTGCGAACATATCCTTACAAATCTCGACGACAATCAGGTGGCAAGCGGGCTTCACGTGTGAATCGATATACCGATCATCAAGTCCCGCTTCTTCCAGACGACAACGTTGCTCCTGCAGTCCGCCAAATCTTGGATTCGGGCACGCAAGAAGAGTATCTCGACCTGTCAGACACGGAAATGGATATTGGAACGACATTGACACTGAAGGGCCGCCCGCACGCGGTTTCCAACAATACACTTCATACTATGGCCGAGACCATTCCCCAGGCAGAAATTGAGTGTAGCGCACCATATCAGCCTTTCCACACCGATAGGCGCGTTATTCTTTGCGAATACACTCCTGCGTATGGAAGCCAACTCGAGGGGGTCTCGGAAGTTTTGGCAAACTCTTCCTTGGAGGCCAAGGCGCCTTCTTCGAAGAAGTCGAAGAATGGACAGCATCTCGCTGTAACTGCGCCAAGCACAAGCAGCGCCGATGGATCTGCTTGGGCATTCGGGCAGGACATTTCTGTCGTCAAGCTGGATCTCGGTCTTCCTACTGCCTTTGAGGACGAATACGACGACCCAGAGGACCACCGACCTCTGCCTCCGTCGGCTATGGAGCGTGTTATGGAGTTTGGCGACTCTGAGCAAATCGTCGTCACTACACGAAGACGGCGCGGAGCTCACCAAGGGGATCCCGATGGTGATGGATTCTTTGAGGACGACTGCGAAGTTCTCGATTTTGCTGACCAGAGAGTCTAA
- a CDS encoding uncharacterized protein (EggNog:ENOG41), which yields MPAKKDRKNAKHSGGIAAAVTKQTAGKFVRPVNDGDESGNDSSKSIPTSNASSPPINTPEIRPSAAPDNENPEPSPSLDALSTTSVSASTAPSMIHDWARNRMAASPSNLIALASESPPTQPSSYEDPSHLHHGWSAQRAFMTPSPASPSPPTSHSKRPLSYQMDPHFVSPDSMPRASSTALHQRRSSVNSPAMYSHGHSRMGSHPPPLPHQPQAHFYGVSDLDLTIKPQSGMKPGDQGLYFGFDKLPSPYSATGSENVVLAGYQGGLEVYGVSKRGLEPMASLKGLRGGVHYAKILPWTVGGDKDGIFPLVALVVHGPVLPRRSPATPDEEDDDGTAKKTDGAASPRSAYTHHDAFSTRNGQKGQAIEAYQTTVEVYSLKTNKVVDVLLQAPTIPISTEVSITSPIFQPPLPTGAFAIKADAGTVAVCSGSTGECWVYTQLLQAQNGHLFACTAKLWTCIQPGQRGGDVPEESDKMNPPWCNSPTQPSNCHFRSQRPEDCLLPSSAVFEYRHSSSSTGSNLGKRSWHYFCNASSPSFGHCFRGSAHF from the exons ATGCCGG ccaagaAGGACAGGAAAAATGCAAAGCACAGCGGCGGCATTGCCGCGGCGGTGACCAAACAAACCGCCGGCAAGTTCGT AAGACCCGTCAACGACGGCGACGAAAGTGGAAACGACTCTTCCAAGAGCATTCCTACTTCCAACGCCTCCTCTCCTCCGATCAACACGCCCGAAATACGACCTTCGGCCGCGCCTGACAATGAGAATCCGGAGCCGTCGCCCTCACTGGATGCCTTGTCCACAACTTCGGTTTCTGCCAGCACAGCTCCAAGCATGATCCACGACTGGGCGAGGAATCGAATGGCTGCTTCCCCAAGCAATCTCATCGCTCTGGCGAGCGAATCACCTCCTACGCAGCCCTCTTCCTACGAAGACCcaagccatcttcaccatGGCTGGTCGGCCCAGAGGGCTTTCATGACACCGTCGCCAGCGTCACCTTCTCCGCCCACCAGTCACTCGAAGCGGCCCCTCAGCTACCAAATGGATCCCCATTTCGTGTCTCCGGACAGCATGCCCAGGGCTTCCTCGACTGCCCTGCATCAGCGGCGAAGCTCTGTCAACTCTCCGGCCATGTACTCTCATGGCCACTCCCGCATGGGCTCGCATCCTCCTCCACTTCCTCACCAACCACAGGCACACTTCTACGGCGTCTCGGACCTGGACCTCACCATCAAGCCACAATCCGGTATGAAGCCGGGTGATCAGGGCCTCTACTTTGGTTTCGACAAGTTGCCAAGCCCTTACAGCGCGACTGGCTCTGAAAATGTCGTCTTAGCCGGATACCAGGGCGGCTTGGAGGTTTACGGTGTTAGCAAGAGAGGATTAGAACCCATGGCCAGCCTCAAAGGCCTGCGAGGTGGAGTTCATTACGCCAAGATACTTCCATGGACTGTTGGCGGAGACAAGGACGGCATCTTTCCCTTGGTCGCACTGGTGGTCCATGGCCCCGTACTGCCCCGGCGATCCCCCGCGACTccagacgaagaggacgacgatggcaCGGCGAAGAAAACCGACGGTGCGGCGAGTCCTCGGTCCGCCTATACTCACCACGATGCCTTCTCAACACGCAACGGACAAAAGGGCCAAGCGATTGAAGCATATCAGACCACCGTCGAAGTATACTCGCTCAAAACGAACAAAGTAGTCGATGTCCTTCTGCAGGCCCCAACTATTCCTATCAGCACAGAGGTTTCCATTACTAGCCCCATCTTCCAACCTCCGCTTCCCACCGGAGCATTTGCCATCAAGGCAGATGCTGGAACGGTTGCGGTATGCTCTGGTTCTACTGGCGAGTGCTGGGTCTACacacagctgctgcaggcgcAGAATGGGCACTTGTTTGCTTGCACCGCCAAGCTATGGACATGTATTCAGCCAGGCCAGCGGGGGGGCGATGTACCCGAGGAGAGTGATAAAATGAACCCCCCTTGGTGCAACTCGCCGACCCAACCCTCCAACTGCCATTTTCGCTCTCAACGGCCGGAAGATTGCCTActgcccagcagcgccgtcttCGAGTATCGCCATTCGAGCTCATCTACCGGTTCCAATCTTgggaagaggagctggcATTACTTCTGTAACGCCTCCTCACCTTCCTTCGGTCACTGCTTCCGTGGATCTGCCCATTTCTGA